The Scophthalmus maximus strain ysfricsl-2021 chromosome 14, ASM2237912v1, whole genome shotgun sequence region aaaatccaagctTCACATTTTCAATAGAATTTTGCCTTTAGAAAATAGTTAAAAATGTTCTTGGTTCGTCTACAGTGGATAGATTTTAGATCTGTTTGTGGTGATACAATTAATGCTACAAATTTTAGGGATTATTCTTCTGACTGCTTTTGTTTTAAGattgttcatctgtgtgtgtgtgagtcaccaTGGCAAAATGTTGTGCTGGAGACAGACACCAACTACAGCAGGAACTACCACGAAGGCACTTTGGCAGATGTTTACATGTTGGGAACAAGCGTGCGGTCTGACCCAAGAATACTGAGTAGTcatgtaagaaaaaaattacaaagtaTTCATGTCACCACGGCGGCTGTGATCCCACCACAAGATggcctcttgttttctttacacTGTTATGGgacatgaacaaaacaaagttcTTACCTTTTGAAGCCCCAGATATTTCACCATGTCTTTCTCCCAGTACGGTCTTCGCATCACACTTTTGATTCGAGTCACAATATGCAGTTTGTGAGGTTGGTCTGGATCCCCCCCATATTTGTCATGCTCTTTTGATCTCTCAGCAAAGAtctgcaaaagcaaaacaagacacTCTGAATACTGACAACGGAGCAAAAAGGATGaagattttctttaatttttttagacgtgcagaaaaaaaggagcatcaTCATTACTAGGTCTGTCCCTGAGAGAAACACTATACAATGATGCCCccacacttcctgtcctctATGCACTGCTTATAGACCCCAGATGCTGTTTGAATTGATCAATATGAACAATATGAGCACAATATAAATGACTTAAAAGAAGATTTTGACACAAGTTCCCTTAACAAAGACATGGCCAAACGTTCAGGTAATAAAGACGTACCCACATTAATGGACATTGTAATTGAGTGTAGTCGCTTTCTCAAATGATTTGTGTCATGTGCCATTAACTGACATACAGCAAACCCTGGCACTTTTGCCTTTGTTAATACTGTACCTCTTTTGGGATTCTTGATTTGGAAAATTTGCTGCGTACGGACACGAACCAGGGACAGGGAGTAAGTGTAGCCGCTGTCAGTATCtgtaaacatacacaaacaggtGACAAGACAACATTATAAACAAAGGCAGAGACTTTATAATATTGAACAACACAAGTAAAATGTCCTTTAGCTTTGGGGCATATGATAATATGACTGTACAAACTGCAGGGCAGTCTCTCTGGGTTCACTGTGGTCAATGTTAAGAATCAGTAAGAAGGACTTCATTTGCATAatttcagattattattattattattattaatattatcaacAATGATAAGAGTGACAGAGTGATGTCCTTACCTGGGAGGACACGGAGCTCAGACCGCGACAGGCACCTGACATGGTTTCTTCGGGGCTCTTCTTCCACCGGAGCAGTAACGTGACAGGCGGGGACGCCAAGGTTAcaacccccccctcctgctccacGAGAAGCGTAAGGACCAAACCTACTGAACTGAACGCACAGCGAATTAATAACCACGcaatacaaaatatattcacatcACAAACACTAAATGCACACGTACAACTTTTAATCCAGAGCTGAAAATCAACGGTGATGCGGCTCGTTCACATTGGGCTCGTCCACCATGGGTGTCCCTACCGGAAGTGTTCGAGGGGTAACTGTGAAAACGCTCCGATATGAAAAAATACGACTTGAACAATGTTCCTAGAAACCAAAATTTGCGATcctaaaaatgaaagtgaataCATTATTTACATTCTGAAAGCAAAATTTATCTACTTGTGCGCTATGCtatttcatgttaaaaaaaaaagaaaagaaagaagtgtaCCTATGTAATCGTACACTGGTTTTTGCAGCATTATGTTTCTCCGGGAATTATTTTTGTGGCGCACCTGTGAACCTATCAAGAAGGTGGTGGCATTTCTCCCGGCGACTTTTCCCAAAGCTACATAAGTATGACCACATTGTCAGTTTTCTAGaatcacaaacaacaacaaaaaccctgaCAACAATGACACAGAACCACGTGTCGGGGATGGAGACGTCCGCCGTGTCCGTCCTGAAACGGGCGGTGGAGCTGGACCAGAGCGGCCGCTTCCAGGAGTCTCTGGTCTGCTACCAGGAGGGAATCCAGCTGCTGATGGACGTGCTGAAAGGTCCCCGTCGCCCCCCTGCACAGATTCAACAGTTcgaaaggaaatggaaaaaaagtaattacgCATTAACGCCAGTCGTGTTTCCTCCCTGTCTCGCCAGCAGCCGTGAAGGATGATTCGAAGAGAGGCCACTACAGACAGAAGATCAAGGGCTACATGGACCGAGCGGAGCAAATCAAAGCTCACGTGAGCCAATTGAAGGAAGGTAGACATCACCACAACTAAAGGCCGCAGTTGCATCTGCACATGTTCTCGTTGAGTTGATACAAGTGCAGAGTATATCTTGTTTAGGACTCTATGTTGGGTTTGAGAACAGTGTTTGTTTCAATTCCATTCAATGTTCATTTAACCATCTGTGACCCCAATATgtattgtaaatttattgtaaatagtgtgaatatTTATAACTAATTTTATcttgttatattttattctatattcttttttctaattctgtgtatatatgttgactgctacatgcaccttaataacacccaaaaaaaagaatcctcgTATGTCacctgttacctacctggcaataaaactgattctgattctggttaAAGGCAGCAATATTTAGGTTTCTGTTCAAATAAGTGAGAAGCATGTTACCGTCGCATAACATGCTTCTCACCTATTAAAATTCGTGTACACGAGTAAATGCAAGGCAACTGATGAGTCTCAACTCCCCACACTTATGTAGGAATTGTCTTTACAAATACtaaacatataaacaaacaaagaataGCGAAGACAGGACTGTTCCCTTACATGTACTTCAGAGGGGGAAAGTCATTTTTGAAAGTTAAACAAATTTGcattaaaagacacacaaatgtatAGTTACggatacaaaaaataataaattaaagcTGCTCTGAGGAACCCATGTGTGTTTATCTGCTTTTTTAACTATCCACTTCAGTGCCTTGCCTATGATTTTCATGCCACACAACCTCCATAGATGAGAGcatatttttatcttttgtatAATTGTTATAAACCATGTAAACTGACTTACGCTCCTccacaatgaacacacaaaaagattATAAGGCAGGACCTGCCTTATAATCCTAATATGTTTTTACTCAATAATGTGCTTTAGTTTATACACATTTCTAAACTAAATTGCAATCATTTGTATTTCCCACAAGCCAAGTGACTCACAAGTTCTGGCATTTTTTAAACTCCCAAGTATCTGGAGCCCTGACAACGTTGCTTGCTGTCCTCAGTAATCCTGCCCTGGCCCCAGATTGTCTTTTTACAAATCATTGTTAAAATTTGAACAATGCCACATTCAAAGGATAATTCACACCACTAAAGCTAATTGTGAATGTCCTACGGTTTGCTTCTGCCTTTTTAACTCAATCTTTTGTATTTGCGTTTGGGTCTGTGGGGTAAAACTAGTtgagagaatgtgtgtttgttagggTATGAACAGCTGAATAGAGGCCCACAGCAACTAGCAGGTTAGCATGATGGGATTTCACTGTAACAGGCTCTCCCGCCTCTAATTAAGATTTTGTTTCCCCCTGTCCTGTCAGATGGGAAGTACCACGAGCAGGTTAAAATATCGGAGGATGCTACAGGTTACAGCTACGAGGCTCTGTTCAAGCCCTACATCAGCAGCTCACTGACGGAGGTCTGGGTGGAGGACCCGTACATACGACACATCCACCAGGTAAgatctttgttttcatcactgCTTGATTGTTTCAAGCTGGATTTGGCTTTGCTCAAGGACTGCAACTAATGTTTGGTAATCAATTATTACCATATAGAACTCGTGATTGTTATTTCTGAAATGTGATCAACCCATTAACCTGTCTTGTAACTCTCAGTGAAATTGATGAGGAGATTTTACATCATAGACGAGTTCGGTGTAAAACAAGTGTGGTGTGACCTCTGGATTTCTCATgtcatgtgtcacacacacctaaagaattttgaatttcctcaacattttcattattacagTGAGGAAAGTTTGTTGCACCTTTTCTTTTGATGCTTCACACTTTGAGCTTTATCCTCACCATATAACTTACTCAAACATGTCAACCTCACCCCTGATCTCCACCACAGCTGTACAACTTTGTGCGGTTCTGCGAGATGCTGATGAAAGCCTCCTGCAAGGTGAAGAGCATCCATCTACTGACTTCACAGGATGAAGTAAGCTATTTAGCTAATGCGGTCATACTCTGTAATAAATACACATCAGCCTCAAGCAAGTCTCCCCTGGTCAGTTTCTGACATTTCTTAACCGTCTTCGTTACGTCCTGCAGCCGGACGGCAGCCAACAGACGAGCGCGTTGTCTGAGCTGAGAGAGAGTCTCGGTGCTCACGGAGTGACTCTGGATCTGCAGTTCTCCTCCACTATACACGACAGGGAGATTAGGTACAGCAGCCTCCTCTTTCCATAACTGTTACTTTATTTTGAGACAGTAATCTAGAtttaatttgggtttttttaggtTCGACAATGGTTGGATCATAAAGATAGGAAGAGGGTTGGATTACTTCAAGAGACCTAAGGTGAGTTTTCGTACTTCATGGTAAATCCTAATCATTCCTATTAATTTAAAGTTGTGGtgctgatgtctgtgtgtgagcatgttttgttctgtttgtaaAGTGTTGCATTACGTCCCACAGGGCCGGTTTTCTCTTGGATATTGTGACTATGACCTCAGGCAGTGCCAAGAGACCAGTGTAGACAtttttcacaccaaacacacaaaaacactatgAGATTCCTGAAGATGAATATACCGCTATTCTAACTCAAGGGACTTGATTTTACTTTCCTGCCTTTAAAACGCAAATACTCATTTGCTGTCTCGATGGATTTGCCTTCACTTGCGCCAATGATCGGCCTCATGACAATCGAACAACCACACAGATTTTGTCCGAGGTGTTTTTCGATATGCTTCTCGACACAACTGTGTGATTagatattctatatttattcTGTGGGTTCATCTTTTATACGATCATTGTGAGGGTGTTATACCGCCATCTGGTGGAATtgttcattcaaatgttttttattattaaaagtgCTTTTACAATATCATAgtgtatctgtattttttttattgcattttctaCATATTTTGAGCTTGTCCAGTTActatatattcagttttttaaaagttttacagttaaaaaacaaatacacactaAAATGTAAGAATGAAACTGGGTTGTGCAGAGTTAGTACCTTAAAATCAATTATTGACTCAATAAAGTCAGATTACACTCACCTAGCATGGTTTATTGTAGATATGGTGTGTACTTATTAGCAAGTGAACCTCCAAAGATTTCTACCATATCccatggtcttcatcagcaggtTTGACTGTATGGGATAAATCAGTGGGCTGTGGTAGCAGTGATTTGCGGCTCCCTTGCTGGAATATCATATTAATCCGAcggaaatcaaacaaaaatattttttcccaaaaCAAACACCCATGGGAAAATATCCcctcattaaatattaatgggAATTGgttgtttgtgtaaatgataAACCCCTGTGAGTTCAAACAGTGCTGCGATCGGATTATCTATCGGCCTTAATCTCGATATGTGCAGTCCTCATCTGGgccctgagagagaaagaattaTAATCCATCAGCGAACCACAAGAACCAGAGACGATCATAACTGTATCAAATACTGTTTTACTGGAGCTAAAAGGACAAATACTTTATTGCAAGTGGCAGTCAGTGCTGTAGAGACAGCtcttatattaaaataatatataaactAACCACTAAATACACATGAGATATGCCTTTCATGCACACATTGTCCTGTATGTGTAGATTACAGACAACAAATCCATGAATTGAAGGAATTAAATGACATCACATCCCCAGACTCTTTTGTCACTGTGGTCTGTTGACATCCTGCATGTGGCGTGTTGCATGTAATCTAGATGACAGAGGCTGGATTTACATTCTGATGGTTTATATACCTAACAGATTACGCAATTGTGTGATAAGGAGCCTCATGAGTCCACACATGCAAAGGTTTGCTTTCGTTTTTATCGCTGTCACTGATTGTAGCCCAGTGGCCTAGATCCTGCTCCCATCTCTGAGTGTTATCAATGTGAGAGTCAATGTAAAGAAAGTTGTAATTtcttatatatgtattttcacTGTTATAGTAGAGATATAGACATGAATGATGCCACCTAGGTCCCCCAGCTGGAATCAACCATGTGGAAACCCCTCAAACAAGAGTCTTATTGAAATGATCAACTGTGTCCATTTTATTCATGCAAAAGTGTTTAGTATACTACCCAGTGATGTGTGGACACATAAATGCAAAGTTCATGTATTAAGacagatttttctattttagaatagaaaaacaaacaacaatatcaTATTGTagaataatatacaatattaacCTAGCTCTAATGTCTGGATCACACTagattatacatttaaataaaacattaaaaaaactttcCAAGACACAAAATTTGCGCACACATGCTGCATAGAGTCCCGTCAGCGATCACACAGGGGTGAAAGAAACTCCGTGCAATGTGTGTCGACTCTGTTCTATGAGCTGTAATTCCTGTACGCCCGTCCTCTTTCCAACTGcagctttattttttccctctactCTCATTTCTGGGCCTAAAATCAGGTTAGCGTTTTATAAGGAGCTTAGCGCAAAGGGCCACAGTGTGCCACTAATGTAATagagtatctctctctctctctctcgctcacccATTCTCTCTGTCCTCTATTCTCTTTGTGCATTTGCTTACCCAGTCATGAAGtgaccttctctctctctctctctctctctctctctctctcctctctcgctcttgctctctctctccctccctccttgttttatttttttgtcttcttccacttccctcgctcgctcccccctctctgcatctccctccatctgcaGATGTGCCTGACGCACGCCTGAGGTTTAAACATTAGGACAGTGACACAGCCGAGTCCGGACAACCCGGcgcagagaggaggacaaacaggaggaagggggaacagagctgctgctgctgctgctatggGTGAGTTCACTCATGTTTTCTCTCCTGCATagtgcgtgaatgtgtgtgtgtttgtgtgttttacaggttttgttttttgttttcgtaAATTGAGAAGCAGAAGTACTTTTCCTGTGCATATCAG contains the following coding sequences:
- the mrpl30 gene encoding 39S ribosomal protein L30, mitochondrial, encoding MSGACRGLSSVSSQILTAATLTPCPWFVSVRSKFSKSRIPKEIFAERSKEHDKYGGDPDQPHKLHIVTRIKSVMRRPYWEKDMVKYLGLQKAHVPVIHKNTPAVNNQLKFVKHLVRIQPLKTPYGLPAEQDMAETYINCNGELIVNRLLQPVDPKAIES
- the mitd1 gene encoding MIT domain-containing protein 1 isoform X2; protein product: MTQNHVSGMETSAVSVLKRAVELDQSGRFQESLVCYQEGIQLLMDVLKAVKDDSKRGHYRQKIKGYMDRAEQIKAHVSQLKEDGKYHEQVKISEDATGYSYEALFKPYISSSLTEVWVEDPYIRHIHQLYNFVRFCEMLMKASCKVKSIHLLTSQDEPDGSQQTSALSELRESLGAHGVTLDLQFSSTIHDREIRFDNGWIIKIGRGLDYFKRPKGRFSLGYCDYDLRQCQETSVDIFHTKHTKTL
- the mitd1 gene encoding MIT domain-containing protein 1 isoform X3, producing the protein MTQNHVSGMETSAVSVLKRAVELDQSGRFQESLVCYQEGIQLLMDVLKGPRRPPAQIQQFERKWKKNGKYHEQVKISEDATGYSYEALFKPYISSSLTEVWVEDPYIRHIHQLYNFVRFCEMLMKASCKVKSIHLLTSQDEPDGSQQTSALSELRESLGAHGVTLDLQFSSTIHDREIRFDNGWIIKIGRGLDYFKRPKGRFSLGYCDYDLRQCQETSVDIFHTKHTKTL
- the mitd1 gene encoding MIT domain-containing protein 1 isoform X1, translated to MTQNHVSGMETSAVSVLKRAVELDQSGRFQESLVCYQEGIQLLMDVLKAAVKDDSKRGHYRQKIKGYMDRAEQIKAHVSQLKEDGKYHEQVKISEDATGYSYEALFKPYISSSLTEVWVEDPYIRHIHQLYNFVRFCEMLMKASCKVKSIHLLTSQDEPDGSQQTSALSELRESLGAHGVTLDLQFSSTIHDREIRFDNGWIIKIGRGLDYFKRPKGRFSLGYCDYDLRQCQETSVDIFHTKHTKTL